A genome region from Mercenaria mercenaria strain notata chromosome 11, MADL_Memer_1, whole genome shotgun sequence includes the following:
- the LOC123531626 gene encoding short-chain collagen C4-like: MSVFYSVHKDSYVGDTEESKPPPAPPGTVKKSTMYIIVALSVVVTSMMFASTVTVVYLIAKGENKSSGGGNNGPGGLMRHVTESATGNTGTAAPPASSTQSQGQTTRAPVQNEAGNQVSTTRSGTGAPPVSKAQSQGQTTRAPLQTTPSQSQSDRFDLPSPVTTFTRWGKTECTPNSAVLYTGFTAGSRYNYHGGTSNVLCLPKEPQFNSYSPGMSGNYLYGSEYNARNTYLSDIFGKELNEQDVPCAVCEVTGSSAMMVFPARTECYNGWNKQYSGYLMTSHEAHNKSMDVVCIDSEPEAIHDSSDNENGALFYFVETNGQLFKHGYSKGREMTCVVCTK; this comes from the exons ATGTCTGTTTTTTATTCAGTACATAAGGACAGCTATGTTGGTGATACGGAAGAATCAAAACCGCCGCCGGCGCCGCCGGGAACAGTCAAGAAGTCAACTATGTATATCATAGTAGCGCTTAGTGTTGTGGTCACGTCTATGATGTTTGCAAGCACCGTTACTGTTGTTTACCTCATAGCTAAAGGGGAAAACAAATCTTCCGGAGGAGGAAATAATGGCCCCGGAGGTCTGATGAGACATGTTACAGAGAGTGCGACCGGAAACACTGGTACTGCAGCGCCGCCTGCCAGCTCAACGCAAAGCCAAGGTCAAACAACTAGAGCGCCTGTGCAGAATGAGGCCGGAAACCAGGTCAGTACTACTCGCTCTGGAACTGGAGCGCCACCTGTCAGCAAGgcacaaagtcaaggtcaaacaaCTAGAGCTCCTTTGCAGACCACACCCTCACAATCTCAGTCAGATAGATTCGATTTGCCAA GTCCCGTTACAACATTTACAAGATGGGGTAAAACAGAATGTACGCCCAACTCTGCAGTTTTATACACTG GCTTCACCGCCGGCAGTCGCTATAACTACCATGGCGGAACTTCAAACGTTCTCTGTCTGCCAAAAGAGCCGCAGTTCAATTCCTACTCGCCAGGTATGTCAGGGAATTACTTGTACGGGTCAGAATACAATGCCAGAAATACTTATTTAAGTGACATATTTGGAAAAGAGTTAAATGAGCAGGATGTTCCATGCGCTGTCTGTGAAGTAACCGGAAGTTCAGCAATGATGGTCTTTCCGGCACGCACTGAATGTTACAATGGCTGGAATAAACAATACTCGGGTTACCTTATGACGAGCCATGAAGCGCACAATAAGTCAATGGACGTTGTTTGCATAGATTCAGAACCGGAAGCAATTCATGACTCGAGCGATAACGAAAACGGGGCTTTGTTCTATTTCGTGGAAACGAATGGACAGTTGTTCAAGCACGGATACTCGAAAGGTCGTGAAATGACATGTGTTGTCTGTACGAAATGA